One segment of Larus michahellis chromosome 14, bLarMic1.1, whole genome shotgun sequence DNA contains the following:
- the HGS gene encoding hepatocyte growth factor-regulated tyrosine kinase substrate isoform X2: protein MGRGGGTFERLLDKATSQLLLETDWESILQICDMIRQGDTQAKYAVNAIKKKVNDKNPHVALYALEVMESVVKNCGQTVHDEVANKQTMEELKEILKRQVETSVRSKILYLIQAWAHAFRNEPKYKVVQDTYQIMKVEGHVFPEFKESDAMFAAERAPDWVDAEECHRCRVQFGVVTRKHHCRACGQIFCGKCSSKYSTIPKFGIEKEVRVCEPCYEHLNKKTEGKAAATSELPPEYLTSPLSQQSQLPPKRDETALQEEEELQLAIALSQSEAEEKERMRQKTTYSMYPKAEPTPVTSSAPPVSTLYSPPVNSSAPLAEDIDPELARYLNRNYWEKKQEEVRKSPTPSAPLSLTEPAAQPGDAHPAPLGVVEQYQNGESEENHEQFLKALQNAVTTFVNRMKSNHMRGRSITNDSAVLSLFQSINNMHPQLLELLNQLDERRLYYEGLQDKLAQIRDARGALNALREEHREKLRRAAEEAERQRQIQLAQKLEIMRQKKQEYLEMQRQLAIQRLQEQEKERQMRLEQQKQTIQMRAQMPAFSLPYAQLQAMPAASGVIYQPSGPTSFPGTFSPAGSVEGSPMHSVYMNQAAQGGTGPYTAMPVTGTDPSMVNAYMYQPAAGSGQAAQQGQAVPTTTPAYSSYQPTPTQGYQPQSAASQSQSIPAISQAPQSGTMGYMGSQSVSMGYQPYGMQGLMSALPGQEAALSSLPAQQSYLPGQQPLYQQMAPAGGPPQQQPPPPAPAPVQQPQGSSEAQLISFD, encoded by the exons ATAAGGCTACGAGCCAACTCCTGCTGGAGACGGACTGGGAATCCATCCTGCAGATCTGCGACATGATCCGTCAGGGAGACACCCA AGCAAAATACGCCGTCAATGCTATCAAGAAAAAAGTCAACGACAAGAATCCCCATGTGGCACTCTACGCACTGGAG GTCATGGAGTCGGTGGTTAAAAACTGTGGCCAAACAGTCCATGACGAGGTGGCCAATAAACAGACTATGGAGGAACTGAAGGAAATACTCAAG AGGCAAGTGGAGACAAGCGTCCGGAGTAAGATCCTGTACCTTATCCAGGCCTGGGCTCATGCCTTCCGCAACGAGCCCAAGTACAAGGTGGTGCAGGACACCTATCAGATAATGAAGGTTGAAG GTCACGTATTCCCGGAGTTCAAAGAGAGCGATGCCATGTTTGCTGCAGAAAGG GCTCCAGACTGGGTCGATGCCGAGGAGTGTCACAGATGTCGAGTGCAGTTTGGCGTTGTGACGCGGAAG CATCATTGCAGGGCCTGCGGGCAGATCTTCTGTGGCAAATGCTCCTCCAAGTATTCCACCATCCCCAAGTTTGGGATTGAGAAGGAAGTGAGAGTCTGCGAGCCCTGTTACGAGCATCTCAACAA GAAAACTGAGGGTAAAGCTGCTGCCACCTCCGAATTGCCCCCCGAGTACCTGACCAGCCCCCTCTCGCAGCAGTCCCAG CTGCCTCCAAAGCGTGACGAGACAGCTCtgcaagaggaggaagagctcCAGCTAGCTATTGCCTTGTCTCAGTCGGAGGCCGAAGAGAAGGAGAGAATG aggCAGAAAACAACCTACTCCATGTACCCGAAGGCTGAGCCCACACCCGTCACGTCGTCAGCCCCCCCGGTCAGCACGCTCTATTCCCCACCCGTG AATTCCTCTGCTCCCCTGGCTGAGGACATTGATCCAGAG TTGGCTCGGTACCTGAATCGCAACTACTGGGAGAAGAAACAAGAGGAGGTTCGCAAGAGCCCCACACCATCAGCACCTCTGTCCCTCACAGAGCCAGCTGCTCAGCCTGGGGACGCCCACCCTGCCCCGCTCGGCGTTGTTGAG CAGTACCAGAATGGCGAGTCCGAGGAGAACCACGAGCAGTTCCTGAAGGCGCTGCAGAATGCGGTTACCACATTTGTCAACCGCATGAAGAGCAACCACATGCGGGGCCGCAGCATCACCAATGACTCTGCCGTATTGTCCCTCTTCCAGTCCATCAACAACATGCACccccagctgctggagctgctcaaCCAGCTGGACGAGCGCAGGC TGTACTACGAAGGCCTGCAGGACAAGCTGGCCCAGATCCGGGATGCGCGTGGGGCTCTGAACGCGCTGCGGGAGGAGCATCGGGAGAAGCTGCGCCGTGCGGCAGAGGAGGCAGAGCGCCAGCGCCAGATCCAGCTAGCCCAGAAGCTGGAGATCATGAGGCAGAAGAAGCAG GAGTACCTGGAGATGCAGCGTCAGTTGGCCATCCagcggctgcaggagcaggagaaggagaggcAGATGCGCctggagcagcagaagcagacCATCCAGATGAGAGCCCAGATGCCAGCCTTCTCGCTGCCTTATGCCCAG CTCCAGGCCATGCCCGCAGCCAGCGGGGTGATCTACCAGCCCTCTGGGCCCACCAGCTTCCCTGGCACCTTCAGCCCAGCCGGCTCTGTGGAGGGTTCTCCCATGCACAGCGTGTACATGAACCAGGCAGCACAAGGGGGCACGGGGCCGTACACTGCAATGCCCGTCACGGGGACAG ATCCCAGCATGGTGAACGCCTACATGTACCAGCCGgcggcaggcagcgggcaggcagctCAGCAGGGGCAGGCGgtgcccaccaccaccccggcgTACTCCTCCTACCAGCCAACTCCAACGCAGGGCTACCAG ccccagagtgCAGCCTCGCAGTCGCAGAGCATCCCGGCCATCTCCCAGGCCCCCCAGTCGGGCACCATGGGCTACATGGGCAGCCAGTCGGTCTCCATGGGCTACCAGCCCTACGGCATGCAG GGCCTCATGTCCGCCCTGCCTGGCCAAGAGGCCGCGCTGAGCAGCTTGCCAGCCCAGCAGTCCTACCTGCCTGGCCAGCAGCCCCTCTACCAGCAG ATGGCTCCGGCTGGaggccccccccagcagcagccgcccccgCCAGCGCCCGCCCCTGTGCAGCAGCCACAGGGCAGCAGCGAGGCCCAGCTCATCTCCTTCGACTGA
- the HGS gene encoding hepatocyte growth factor-regulated tyrosine kinase substrate isoform X1 — MGRGGGTFERLLDKATSQLLLETDWESILQICDMIRQGDTQAKYAVNAIKKKVNDKNPHVALYALEVMESVVKNCGQTVHDEVANKQTMEELKEILKRQVETSVRSKILYLIQAWAHAFRNEPKYKVVQDTYQIMKVEGHVFPEFKESDAMFAAERAPDWVDAEECHRCRVQFGVVTRKHHCRACGQIFCGKCSSKYSTIPKFGIEKEVRVCEPCYEHLNKKTEGKAAATSELPPEYLTSPLSQQSQLPPKRDETALQEEEELQLAIALSQSEAEEKERMRQKTTYSMYPKAEPTPVTSSAPPVSTLYSPPVNSSAPLAEDIDPELARYLNRNYWEKKQEEVRKSPTPSAPLSLTEPAAQPGDAHPAPLGVVEQQYQNGESEENHEQFLKALQNAVTTFVNRMKSNHMRGRSITNDSAVLSLFQSINNMHPQLLELLNQLDERRLYYEGLQDKLAQIRDARGALNALREEHREKLRRAAEEAERQRQIQLAQKLEIMRQKKQEYLEMQRQLAIQRLQEQEKERQMRLEQQKQTIQMRAQMPAFSLPYAQLQAMPAASGVIYQPSGPTSFPGTFSPAGSVEGSPMHSVYMNQAAQGGTGPYTAMPVTGTDPSMVNAYMYQPAAGSGQAAQQGQAVPTTTPAYSSYQPTPTQGYQPQSAASQSQSIPAISQAPQSGTMGYMGSQSVSMGYQPYGMQGLMSALPGQEAALSSLPAQQSYLPGQQPLYQQMAPAGGPPQQQPPPPAPAPVQQPQGSSEAQLISFD; from the exons ATAAGGCTACGAGCCAACTCCTGCTGGAGACGGACTGGGAATCCATCCTGCAGATCTGCGACATGATCCGTCAGGGAGACACCCA AGCAAAATACGCCGTCAATGCTATCAAGAAAAAAGTCAACGACAAGAATCCCCATGTGGCACTCTACGCACTGGAG GTCATGGAGTCGGTGGTTAAAAACTGTGGCCAAACAGTCCATGACGAGGTGGCCAATAAACAGACTATGGAGGAACTGAAGGAAATACTCAAG AGGCAAGTGGAGACAAGCGTCCGGAGTAAGATCCTGTACCTTATCCAGGCCTGGGCTCATGCCTTCCGCAACGAGCCCAAGTACAAGGTGGTGCAGGACACCTATCAGATAATGAAGGTTGAAG GTCACGTATTCCCGGAGTTCAAAGAGAGCGATGCCATGTTTGCTGCAGAAAGG GCTCCAGACTGGGTCGATGCCGAGGAGTGTCACAGATGTCGAGTGCAGTTTGGCGTTGTGACGCGGAAG CATCATTGCAGGGCCTGCGGGCAGATCTTCTGTGGCAAATGCTCCTCCAAGTATTCCACCATCCCCAAGTTTGGGATTGAGAAGGAAGTGAGAGTCTGCGAGCCCTGTTACGAGCATCTCAACAA GAAAACTGAGGGTAAAGCTGCTGCCACCTCCGAATTGCCCCCCGAGTACCTGACCAGCCCCCTCTCGCAGCAGTCCCAG CTGCCTCCAAAGCGTGACGAGACAGCTCtgcaagaggaggaagagctcCAGCTAGCTATTGCCTTGTCTCAGTCGGAGGCCGAAGAGAAGGAGAGAATG aggCAGAAAACAACCTACTCCATGTACCCGAAGGCTGAGCCCACACCCGTCACGTCGTCAGCCCCCCCGGTCAGCACGCTCTATTCCCCACCCGTG AATTCCTCTGCTCCCCTGGCTGAGGACATTGATCCAGAG TTGGCTCGGTACCTGAATCGCAACTACTGGGAGAAGAAACAAGAGGAGGTTCGCAAGAGCCCCACACCATCAGCACCTCTGTCCCTCACAGAGCCAGCTGCTCAGCCTGGGGACGCCCACCCTGCCCCGCTCGGCGTTGTTGAG CAGCAGTACCAGAATGGCGAGTCCGAGGAGAACCACGAGCAGTTCCTGAAGGCGCTGCAGAATGCGGTTACCACATTTGTCAACCGCATGAAGAGCAACCACATGCGGGGCCGCAGCATCACCAATGACTCTGCCGTATTGTCCCTCTTCCAGTCCATCAACAACATGCACccccagctgctggagctgctcaaCCAGCTGGACGAGCGCAGGC TGTACTACGAAGGCCTGCAGGACAAGCTGGCCCAGATCCGGGATGCGCGTGGGGCTCTGAACGCGCTGCGGGAGGAGCATCGGGAGAAGCTGCGCCGTGCGGCAGAGGAGGCAGAGCGCCAGCGCCAGATCCAGCTAGCCCAGAAGCTGGAGATCATGAGGCAGAAGAAGCAG GAGTACCTGGAGATGCAGCGTCAGTTGGCCATCCagcggctgcaggagcaggagaaggagaggcAGATGCGCctggagcagcagaagcagacCATCCAGATGAGAGCCCAGATGCCAGCCTTCTCGCTGCCTTATGCCCAG CTCCAGGCCATGCCCGCAGCCAGCGGGGTGATCTACCAGCCCTCTGGGCCCACCAGCTTCCCTGGCACCTTCAGCCCAGCCGGCTCTGTGGAGGGTTCTCCCATGCACAGCGTGTACATGAACCAGGCAGCACAAGGGGGCACGGGGCCGTACACTGCAATGCCCGTCACGGGGACAG ATCCCAGCATGGTGAACGCCTACATGTACCAGCCGgcggcaggcagcgggcaggcagctCAGCAGGGGCAGGCGgtgcccaccaccaccccggcgTACTCCTCCTACCAGCCAACTCCAACGCAGGGCTACCAG ccccagagtgCAGCCTCGCAGTCGCAGAGCATCCCGGCCATCTCCCAGGCCCCCCAGTCGGGCACCATGGGCTACATGGGCAGCCAGTCGGTCTCCATGGGCTACCAGCCCTACGGCATGCAG GGCCTCATGTCCGCCCTGCCTGGCCAAGAGGCCGCGCTGAGCAGCTTGCCAGCCCAGCAGTCCTACCTGCCTGGCCAGCAGCCCCTCTACCAGCAG ATGGCTCCGGCTGGaggccccccccagcagcagccgcccccgCCAGCGCCCGCCCCTGTGCAGCAGCCACAGGGCAGCAGCGAGGCCCAGCTCATCTCCTTCGACTGA